One region of Bactrocera neohumeralis isolate Rockhampton chromosome 5, APGP_CSIRO_Bneo_wtdbg2-racon-allhic-juicebox.fasta_v2, whole genome shotgun sequence genomic DNA includes:
- the LOC126759337 gene encoding uncharacterized protein LOC126759337 — protein sequence MKYFVVFLAICSLVISFSEADEFGEKVKKIAEECKGQVGASDDDVARLFKYEPAANDKGKCLNACTMKQIGILDENNKVVEAAAIAYIKQVSGGDADFEKLSMETYNECKSTPESSDECEYAEAFRQCVIESAKSKGIKILPKTVEVSYFKNNVWLIKKMKLLNICLIVCVALISNAKCNYEEAKAVANECKEEVGATDDEVESVLKFEAAETMTEKCLGACVMKRFGVMNGDGKFDREKAMEVLEVIANGNEEQHALGVEVLDACADIDVNEDHCEAAEEYRSCMHAKAKEIGFVMGRV from the exons atgaaGTATTTCGTAGTCTTCCTGGCTATCTGCAGCTTAGTTATCTCCTTTAGTGAG gcAGATGAATTTGGGGAGAAAGTTAAGAAAATCGCTGAAGAATGTAAAGGGCAAGTTGGTGCAAGTGATG acgatgtagcacgaTTGTTCAAATATGAGCCCGCCGCTAATGACAAAGGAAAGTGTCTTAATGCTTGCACTATGAAACAAATCGGCATT TTGGATGAAAATAACAAAGTGGTCGAAGCTGCAGCTATAGCTTACATAAAGCAGGTATCTGGTGGCGATGCAGATTTTGAGAAGCTGAGCATGGAGACTTATAACGAATGCAAGAGCACGCCGGAAAGTAGCGATGA ATGTGAGTACGCTGAAGCTTTTCGTCAATGCGTTATCGAGAGTGCGAAGTCCAAAGGCATTAAGATTTTACCTAAA ACGGTCgaagtttcttattttaaaaataacgtttggttaattaaaaaaatgaagctCCTTAATATTTGCTTGATTGTTTGTGTAGCGCTTATATCAAACGCTAAG TGCAATTACGAAGAGGCGAAAGCAGTTGCAAATGAGTGTAAGGAAGAAGTTGGTGCAACAGATG ATGAGGTTGAGTCGGTTTTGAAGTTCGAAGCAGCTGAGACTATGACGGAAAAATGTCTGGGTGCATGCGTCATGAAAAGATTCGGTGTG ATGAATGGTGATGGTAAGTTTGATAGAGAAAAAGCCATGGAGGTTTTGGAAGTTATCGCCAACGGCAATGAGGAGCAACATGCCTTGGGCGTGGAAGTTCTAGACGCATGTGCTGACATTGACGTAAACGAGGATCA TTGTGAAGCAGCTGAGGAATATCGCTCCTGCATGCATGCCAAAGCAAAGGAAATTGGCTTTGTAATGGGGCGTGTTTAA
- the LOC126759478 gene encoding general odorant-binding protein 19d-like isoform X1 has translation MEILIVLPILAVSSVFTITIAAAESEPPHYSSLRVMAEAAIEDCYEDSAQSVKVQITDESFDEIVKGSRTNLSHNAKCLRYCIMRKNGLLSMDNSIDEENILQIFEIIHPQIKKDSLLDVLHKCSRETDKQTDNCERAFVATSCILRELQADGITDI, from the exons ATGGAAATTCTTATTGTGCTACCGATTTTAGCAGTGTCTTCAGTATTCA CAATAACAATAGCTGCTGCTGAATCTGAACCGCCACATTATAGTTCACTTCGTGTTATGGCCGAGGCTGCGATTGAAGATTGCTACGAGGATTCGGCTCAGAGTGTCAAAGTGCAGATAACCGATG AGAGTTTTGATGAAATAGTGAAGGGTTCTCGCACTAATTTATCTCACAATGCGAAGTGTTTACGATACTGTATTATGCGCAAAAATGGCTTG TTAAGTATGGATAACTCAATCGATGAGGaaaacattttgcaaatatttgaaataatacaTCCTCAAATTAAAAAGGACTCACTACTGGATGTATTACATAAATGTTCGCGAGAAACGGATAAGCAAACAGATAA ttgtgAGCGCGCTTTCGTGGCAACCAGCTGTATTCTCCGAGAGTTGCAAGCAGATGGTATAACCGATATTTAA
- the LOC126759478 gene encoding general odorant-binding protein 19d-like isoform X3, which yields MEILIVLPILAVSSVFTITIAAAESEPPHYSSLRVMAEAAIEDCYEDSAQSVKVQITDESFDEIVKGSRTNLSHNAKCLRYCIMRKNGLLSMDNSIDEENILQIFEIIHPQIKKDSLLDVLHKCSRETDKQTDNCERAFVATSCMLRELQADGITDI from the exons ATGGAAATTCTTATTGTGCTACCGATTTTAGCAGTGTCTTCAGTATTCA CAATAACAATAGCTGCTGCTGAATCTGAACCGCCACATTATAGTTCACTTCGTGTTATGGCCGAGGCTGCGATTGAAGATTGCTACGAGGATTCGGCTCAGAGTGTCAAAGTGCAGATAACCGATG AGAGTTTTGATGAAATAGTGAAGGGTTCTCGCACTAATTTATCTCACAATGCGAAGTGTTTACGATACTGTATTATGCGCAAAAATGGCTTG TTAAGTATGGATAACTCAATCGATGAGGaaaacattttgcaaatatttgaaataatacaTCCTCAAATTAAAAAGGACTCACTACTGGATGTATTACATAAATGTTCGCGAGAAACGGATAAGCAAACAGATAA ttgtgAGCGCGCTTTCGTGGCAACCAGCTGTATGCTCCGAGAGTTGCAAGCAGATGGTATAACCGATATTTAA